From Anopheles coluzzii chromosome 3, AcolN3, whole genome shotgun sequence, the proteins below share one genomic window:
- the LOC125907282 gene encoding uncharacterized protein LOC125907282 — protein sequence MGVSILSIVELVYYCTLKPLIARTRSGIDRAETARVVKSTLILPPPEYGLAGDIRIRKASTNKW from the coding sequence ATGGGCGTCAGCATACTGAGCATCGTCGAGCTCGTCTACTACTGCACACTGAAACCGCTGATTGCACGCACCAGATCCGGCATCGATCGGGCCGAAACGGCCAGGGTGGTCAAATCGACGCTCATTCTTCCACCGCCCGAGTACGGGCTGGCGGGCGACATTCGTATTCGCAAAGCCTCCACCAACAAGTGGTAA
- the LOC120956282 gene encoding pickpocket protein 28-like, which yields MVETKFPKLRTSVPGSEGNLWEPELLNESYKESGPRSLWVDYCMNSTIHGFKYLVGNKRTTIESVYIKWDKEPVVVTFGEKPVPVFTIPFPAVTICPETKVRKKDLDFTTAYQLYNDEELWQFMAKEHVVCLFYYRIDKLEALLQVCDFSFGIEMNNDSYADDVVPLLQRMAIPFEDMFLLCGWREQVIDCRDFFKETLTEAGICYTFNSLAADDLMRRDQLHSEYEYMAENQSSKQWNMDEGYSSRAGGDTYPRRAFGAGRRAGLFVITKVQISDMDYMCGNSFQGFKVHLHSPVQYPRMVNEFFRIPLSQEVSVSVEPLLFDTTANVRRYDPSRRLCYYNHERYLRYFKVYSKYNCDIECLSNYTLKTCGCVPFPLPRTKDDRICGMGKASCADMALSVLEEMDLLHELNKTDNFLEHCNCLPSCNALFYNTEISQAMFDWRKLAENIHLIAGVDDK from the exons ATGGTGGAAACAAAGTTTCCGAAGCTACGTACGTCAGTACCTGGTTCAGAGGGCAATCTCTGGGAGCCGGAGCTTCTAAACGAGTCATATAAAGAGAGTGGCCCGCGCAGTCTTTGGGTAGACTACTGTATGAACAGTACGATCCATGGGTTTAAGTACCTTGTAGGCAATAAGCGGACAACTATTGAGAG TGTCTACATAAAATGGGACAAAGAGCCAGTCGTGGTAACGTTCGGAGAGAAGCCAGTCCCCGTGTTTACAATTCCCTTTCCAGCCGTAACGATCTGTCCCGAGACAAAGGTGCGCAAGAAGGATCTCGACTTCACGACCGCTTATCAGCTGTACAATGATGAGGAGTTGTGGCAATTTATGGCAAAAGAGCA CGTCGTTTGCTTATTCTACTACAGAATTGACAAGCTAGAGGCCCTGCTGCAGGTGTGTGACTTTTCGTTCGGCATCGAAATGAATAACGACTCGTACGCGGACGACGTGGTACCGCTCCTGCAGCGCATGGCAATACCGTTCGAGGATATGTTTTTGCTGTGCGGTTGGCGAGAGCAGGTGATCGATTGCAGAGACTTTTTCAAGGAAACGCTCACCGAGGCGGGAATTTGCTACACCTTCAACTCGCTCGCTGCGGACGATCTGATGCGGCGCGATCAGCTACACTCCGAGTACGAGTACATGGCGGAGAATCAATCCTCCAAGCAGTGGAACATGGACGAAGGGTACAGTAGCCGGGCCGGGGGAGACACGTACCCAAGGCGTGCCTTTGGAGCGGGAAGACGCGCTGGGTTGTTTGTCATAACGAAGGTTCAGATATCGGATATGGACTATATGTGTGGG AACTCATTCCAAGGGTTTAAGGTGCACCTACACTCACCGGTACAGTATCCAAGGATGGTGAACGAGTTCTTTCGCATCCCGCTTAGCCAGGAGGTGTCCGTGTCGGTTGAACCACTCCTGTTCGACACCACTGCCAATGTGCGACGATATGATCCAAGTCGGCGGCTCTGTTACTACAATCACGAGCGATACCTGCGCTATTTCAAGGTGTACTCCAAGTACAACTGTGACATTGAGTGTCTTTCCAACTACACGCTGAAGACTTGTGGTTGCGTGCCGTTTCCGCTGCCTCGCACGAAGGATGACAGGATCTGTGGGATGGGCAAGGCTAGCTGTGCCGATATGGCACTGTCCGTGTTGGAGGAGATGGACTTGCTGCATGAGCTGAACAAAACCGACAACTTTCTGGAGCACTGCAACTGTTTGCCGTCCTGTAATGCACTGTTCTACAACACGGAAATATCGCAGGCAATGTTCGATTGGAGAAAGCTGGCGGAGAACATTCATCTCATCGCTGGTGTGGACGACAAGTGA
- the LOC120954882 gene encoding pickpocket protein 28-like, translated as MCVLSIYGCASLIETVYDKWTRSPVVVTFAEKPTPVHDIPFPAVTICPVTKVKSKVLNFTTIYQHLVHGGNVTDEDYDRFLAMIQVCDFSFNKYLVKQQFDDNLVHLLQEMAPPFEELFLMCIWRGKYVNCSDLFEPTLTERGICYTFNGLGADDILRKEEYHQDFEHLGEKRSSENWSMEHGYRPNIGLKAYPRRVASPGSTAGLFVGLKSELSDMDYLCGISNQNIRIPMNQALTVSVDPLQITTSENVMSYSPEKRLCYYPHERYLRFFRLYTKGNCELECLSNFTLHMCGCVLFSMPRAANVHICGLAKLACCEEAESILQEQGLGSVDNSTKMLLQSCNCLPACIFLKYKTEISQSHFDWRRLTDTIHICEKELNNSELSSLAVYYKEVQFISIKRNQLFGLNDFIANCGGILGLFMGVSLLSIVEMLYFFTMKPLINYCMRRSRNSSKIATVEPYVPGGTYSITFNKFIRDAA; from the exons ATGTGCGTCCTTTCGATCTACGGTTGTGCAAGCCTCATAGAAACGGTGTACGATAAGTGGACACGCTCCCCGGTGGTAGTAACATTCGCAGAAAAACCAACACCAGTCCACGATATTCCTTTCCCGGCCGTTACAATCTGTCCGGTTACGAAGGTGAAATCAAAAGTGCTCAACTTTACTACCATCTATCAGCACCTTGTGCACGGTGGAAACGTGACGGATGAAGA CTACGATCGGTTCCTCGCCATGATACAGGTGTGCGACTTTTCGTTCAATAAATACTTAGTCAAACAGCAATTTGACGACAATCTCGTACACCTGCTGCAGGAGATGGCACCTCCGTTCGAGGAGCTGTTCCTAATGTGCATTTGGCGAGGTAAATACGTCAACTGTAGCGATCTGTTCGAGCCAACGCTCACGGAGCGTGGCATTTGCTACACCTTCAATGGACTTGGAGCGGACGATATTCTGAGGAAGGAGGAGTACCACCAAGACTTTGAACATCTTGGAGAGAAACGATCATCCGAGAACTGGTCAATGGAGCATGGATATCGTCCTAATATAGGGCTGAAAGCTTATCCACGACGCGTAGCCAGCCCAGGTTCTACGGCAGGTTTGTTCGTGGGCCTGAAATCTGAACTGAGCGATATGGACTACCTGTGTGGT ATATCAAACCAAAACATTCGCATTCCGATGAACCAAGCACTTACCGTAAGCGTTGATCCGTTGCAAATCACCACCTCGGAGAACGTGATGTCCTACAGTCCGGAGAAAAGGCTGTGCTACTATCCGCACGAACGCTATCTGCGCTTTTTCCGTCTCTACACCAAGGGCAACTGTGAGCTGGAGTGTCTGTCTAACTTTACGCTGCATATGTGCGGTTGCGTCCTGTTTTCGATGCCACGAGCGGCCAACGTCCACATCTGTGGGTTGGCGAAACTGGCCTGCTGCGAAGAGGCCGAATCAATCCTCCAGGAGCAAGGACTTGGTTCGGTGGATAACTCAACGAAAATGTTGCTGCAGTCGTGCAACTGTCTGCCGGCCTGTATCTTTCTGAAGTACAAGACAGAGATCTCGCAGTCGCACTTCGATTGGCGCCGGCTAACTGACACGATTCATATCTGTGAAAAGGAACTGAATAA CTCGGAACTGTCATCTTTAGCAGTCTACTATAAAGAGGTGCAGTTTATCTCGATCAAACGCAACCAACTGTTCGGACTTAATGATTTCATCGCGAATTGTGGCGGTATTCTTGGTTTGTTTATGGGTGTCAGTTTGCTTAGCATCGTTGAGATGCTATACTTCTTTACGATGAAACCACTGATCAACTACTGTATGCGGAGGTCGAGGAACAGCTCAAAAATTGCTACCGTGGAACCGTACGTCCCTGGAGGCACCTATAGCATTACCTTTAATAAGTTTATTCGTGATGCTGCTTAA